The following are encoded in a window of Heliangelus exortis chromosome 9, bHelExo1.hap1, whole genome shotgun sequence genomic DNA:
- the C9H3orf33 gene encoding protein C3orf33 homolog, whose amino-acid sequence MPERGSGAAGAVSRLSEWVDEHLSLLRGLSAGMAVAGLLVLARSVRMTTKFTRALDIPVKFVEKNVKLRGRLHHITEKGLEVEHIPISIPFFASIQRKWQSKGLLLVRLAGVELAPGGLAWLQQELKPNQMIWFQLLGREELALECLVLVKKGLFFSVCLNEQILRQGLGRAARIEGLHHHSQLYWKLHKRMLQAEFKALKKNKGIWKEANYTGRVGDRISNNRFVQTLKQFVSWLRSSV is encoded by the exons ATGCCGGAGCGGGGTAGCGGTGCGGCCGGGGCCGTGTCCCGCCTCTCCGAGTGGGTGGACGAGCACCTCAGCCTCCTGCGG GGCCTCAGCGCCGGGATGGCGGTGGcggggctgctggtgctggccCGCAGTGTCCGCATG ACAACAAAGTTTACGAGGGCTTTGGATATACCTGTGAAGTTTGTAGAAAAGAATGTGAAGCTGCGGGGGAGGTTACATCACATCACTGAGAAAGGCCTGGAAGTGGAGCACATCCCCATTAGCATTCCTTTCTTTGCATCCATACAGAGAAAAT GGCAGTCCAAAGGACTTCTGCTGGTGCGACTTGCTGGAGTGGAGCTGGCTCCTGGTGGCTTGGCCTGGTTACAGCAAGAGCTAAAACCCAACCAAATGATCTGGTTCCAACTTCTGGGCAGGGAGGAGTTGGCACTTGAGTGCCTTGTTTTAGTAAAAAAG GGACTTTTTTTCAGCGTGTGCTTAAATGAGCAGATCTTGAGGCAGGGGCTTGGCAGAGCAGCACGGATTGAAGGACTGCATCACCATTCCCAGCTGTACTGGAAACTCCACAAAAGGATGCTGCAAGCAGAGTTCAaggccttgaaaaaaaataaaggaatctGGAAAGAAGCAAACTACACTGGAAGAGTTGGAGATCGGATAAGCAACAACAGATTTGTACAGACATTGAAACAGTTTGTGAGCTGGCTGAGAAGCTCTGTTTAA